A single Aspergillus chevalieri M1 DNA, chromosome 3, nearly complete sequence DNA region contains:
- the LHS1_2 gene encoding uncharacterized protein (COG:O;~EggNog:ENOG410PFF0) codes for MSSPAPHRASNRGGNPATTPNKGPSAPKQKPVDIGKQLGLYDTSSVRAKVRKWQQQGGGVVVANDCVYYEEDEENKSAANNSQGRSTARDKQTRTSKIRSESTPRKRVISDEHWKLNRNAPQTPQTKLPPPKRISEYTTNDSLGSPPPRRDRRDTINDDKPRPSQASRSRERSRTAVTPESVRQHRKSKSTHDLSARTGNDTSRLERPRPSYSRPETEVRSLPDERSEISERSRTKSLPPEADMDWATLEENFAELSKKRARGLEPSAAKPRPTPATSLKPPKGGIFSHMLDESRKMFARPEPPRPKGTRIEAWLSGTPDTFTHDGESDVEIPAPLNMRPNKAKHSSRDSLDRHHTPDSRRREGSHNSEPPSENRSRRRSTHVRRSRDKIEADEEKSTGELSSLRGPDHTPPPSIRRKSSESKQGRSPANDKESEASEKAREKSAEPEPEDDETEFHPPEEAEASDDKALVPFGRERPFPTTGNRLPTIASAESDKAGDAEKPEEPTTEQGPSEEEAKSIPVQEVPDSEERDQFDPNSLPLVTTQLKRRLTTHDDLISVLSGSNGRSRSLRSARSLRSNKSHAPNATVTDLLRELSADEAKYMRELKTLVGGVIPVLLTCVLSRSESAVAAGLFRPSMDPKDEMNFTRPIVDMGVAIERLKSLHKRIPQDQVDTLLHWATGAQKVYRDYLKAWRLGFKDVIVNLAPLDESEAAKNKDDKEDGNNNNSETRSLDEGMARDENGDVVDSEGEKVDVAYLLKRPLVRLKYLAKTFKGINMLQPSSKADETASSYQALVTEARRRAREERARLEDESAASIDPTRARDPATLGALAGVTVDQTRRVRARDFFNLSLYHSTGQVIDCRAELLMRDNAPINGAGGDLLICEIDHSDRWLLFPPIDAGCVSARNGDTKGEVVVMIRSPPGQAKAWQEVISLQIEEEEIAFEWIQLLGLHPIPPTICRSQSFIDRARQRQKQLQQQQEQQEQDTPPTLPTIQETPPSPRHLDVPIGEKATSRAARRSLTPKDPSTEPSILGSSFALESRDSLSTDITRQSDYVSESARPATASPQPSILHSRDPRAMTPVDDKSPGLKRSKAKRVSRIGESPSPAPEDKSSPSTPKNSESRLPVPSPSPGHGPKSNKEQQRSSPQPPASEHSSLPSPRISSTPSRSLPSIPKIRPSSSYTHVIESLGSPSDEEDEISLAYDDLPETPTRRKSHSPSDSGSSQPEDGDEPPPPPPPHRSPSSSVVNAPVLSPTGGQQRRRGSSPLKHEYEPSTASDSYSDSDSETSTVRRYDMDSASEYSGSEDDSEDEDDSEDELDSTLPPTESRDPPRSSEQASIVPSGSSISPSHSASQVGYRTVPPQPTKSSRVMASIFAWSDKGTWESLLSDECVIIVSPGLVEAYEMSVAPSESGHDEGSQSSKVRPMIALELTPLVPIRRGTAIDISIRSPPTDRSKVTWSNNIMFRSRNADECEVLYGLINTSRINNPTYIALQNARGPFADQPVPLERSNNAAGGMFGWPRRRKSYRASASSPRSLADNSESSVGTMSSAFSALKRFGNGSKMFNITRSTVTSRNGQEDGTSTAGGSTSGIGRIAAAIKGVDGIGLSNAKIRMYVRETQTKWRDMGAARLTIMPAPASSSARPNTASSDANSNNPDARRSGLQEAQKRIVVRGKTRNEVLLDVCLGESSFERVARTGIAVSVWEDAHAGGAMPEKGGVTGGSYKIYMIQMKSEAEAAYTFGLVGKLKY; via the coding sequence ATGTCGTCGCCCGCTCCGCACCGCGCCTCCAACCGCGGGGGAAATCCTGCGACAACACCCAACAAAGGGCCCTCAGCACCGAAGCAGAAACCAGTGGATATCGGGAAACAGTTGGGACTCTACGACACGAGCTCCGTCCGTGCGAAGGTCCGCAAATGGCAACAACAAGGAGGAGGGGTAGTCGTCGCCAATGATTGTGTTTATtacgaggaggacgaggagaacAAGTCAGCCGCCAATAACTCTCAAGGGAGATCAACTGCGAGGGACAAGCAAACACGTACCTCAAAAATTCGGAGCGAAAGCACTCCCCGGAAACGAGTCATAAGTGATGAACATTGGAAGCTCAACCGGAATGCCCCTCAGACACCACAGACCAAGTTACCGCCGCCCAAGCGTATTTCAGAGTATACCACCAACGATTCGTTAGGCTCGCCACCACCTAGACGGGACAGAAGGGATACGATTAATGATGATAAGCCCAGGCCATCTCAGGCCTCGCGGAGTCGAGAACGGAGCAGGACCGCTGTTACCCCAGAGTCCGTCAGACAACACAGAAAATCCAAGTCCACCCATGATCTCTCTGCAAGGACCGGTAATGATACCAGCCGCCTTGAGCGACCAAGACCTTCATATTCCCGACCGGAAACGGAAGTAAGGTCTTTACCAGATGAACGGTCCGAAATATCAGAGAGATCGAGGACAAAGTCATTGCCCCCCGAGGCGGATATGGACTGGGCAACACTCGAAGAAAACTTCGCCGAGTTGTCGAAAAAGCGTGCGCGAGGGCTGGAACCAAGCGCTGCTAAACCGCGGCCCACTCCTGCTACTTCTCTTAAACCACCCAAGGGCGGTATTTTCAGCCATATGCTAGATGAATCGAGAAAGATGTTCGCGAGACCCGAACCGCCAAGGCCCAAAGGAACAAGAATCGAGGCGTGGCTCTCCGGAACCCCGGACACATTCACACACGATGGTGAATCGGATGTTGAGATTCCAGCGCCACTGAACATGCGACCCAACAAGGCCAAGCACTCCTCTCGTGACAGCTTGGATAGGCACCATACTCCTGATTCCCGTAGACGAGAAGGAAGCCATAATTCCGAACCACCATCTGAAAATCGGTCTCGGAGGAGGAGTACACACGTTCGACGTTCACGAGATAAGATCGAAGCCGACGAGGAGAAATCAACTGGAGAACTGTCGAGTTTGCGGGGGCCAGACCATACGCCTCCGCCATCGATTAGGAGAAAGTCTTCCGAAAGCAAGCAAGGCAGGTCTCCAGCCAATGATAAGGAAAGCGAAGCGTCTGAGAAAGCGCGCGAGAAGAGTGCGGAACCCGAACCAGAGGACGATGAGACGGAATTTCACCCTCCGGAGGAAGCAGAGGCATCTGATGACAAGGCGCTTGTTCCGTTTGGACGTGAAAGACCCTTTCCCACCACTGGCAATCGGCTCCCTACCATTGCCTCCGCTGAGTCGGACAAGGCAGGGGATGCCGAGAAACCAGAGGAACCAACAACTGAGCAAGGCCCGTCAGAGGAGGAGGCCAAGTCGATTCCGGTCCAGGAAGTTCCGGATTCAGAGGAACGCGATCAGTTTGACCCCAACTCTTTACCTCTCGTTACCACGCAATTGAAGCGACGGCTCACAACGCATGATGATCTCATCTCTGTTCTGTCTGGCTCGAACGGGAGGAGCCGAAGTCTTAGATCCGCCCGAAGCCTACGATCGAACAAGAGCCACGCTCCAAATGCGACCGTTACTGATTTACTTAGGGAGCTATCGGCAGATGAGGCCAAATACATGCGTGAGCTAAAGACGCTGGTCGGTGGTGTCATCCCAGTGCTTCTCACATGTGTTCTGTCGAGATCGGAATCGGCCGTTGCAGCAGGTCTGTTTCGGCCTTCTATGGACCCGAAGGATGAGATGAACTTTACGAGGCCGATAGTCGACATGGGTGTGGCCATCGAGCGTCTCAAGTCACTACACAAGCGTATTCCCCAAGACCAAGTTGACACCTTGCTACATTGGGCTACTGGCGCGCAGAAAGTGTATCGAGACTACCTCAAAGCTTGGAGATTGGGGTTTAAAGATGTAATTGTGAACTTGGCGCCTCTGGACGAGTCTGAGGCCGCGAAGAACAAGGATGACAAGGAAGATggcaataataataactcTGAAACAAGGAGCTTAGATGAAGGAATGGCACGGGACGAAAACGGTGACGTTGTGGATAGCGAGGGGGAGAAGGTTGACGTGGCATACCTGCTGAAACGGCCTCTGGTTCGGTTAAAGTATCTGGCCAAAACCTTTAAAGGCATCAACATGCTTCAACCGTCATCCAAAGCCGACGAAACTGCATCGTCTTACCAGGCCCTTGTCACAGAGGCTCGCCGTCGCGCCCGGGAAGAACGTGCCAGGTTAGAAGATGAATCTGCTGCGAGCATCGATCCGACTCGCGCTCGCGATCCGGCCACCCTCGGAGCCCTGGCTGGGGTCACCGTTGACCAGACACGACGTGTGAGAGCACGTGATTTCTTCAACTTGTCTCTTTACCACTCCACTGGTCAGGTCATTGACTGCCGCGCGGAACTTCTGATGAGAGACAATGCACCAATCAATGGTGCTGGCGGTGACCTGCTTATTTGCGAAATTGACCACTCGGACCGCTGGTTGCTTTTCCCGCCTATCGATGCTGGATGCGTTTCGGCTCgcaatggcgacaccaaggGCGAGGTTGTGGTCATGATCCGCAGTCCGCCAGGACAGGCGAAGGCCTGGCAGGAAGTCATTTCGCTCCAgatcgaagaggaagagatcgCATTCGAATGGATTCAGTTGCTTGGATTGCATCCTATCCCGCCAACTATCTGCAGAAGCCAGAGTTTTATTGATCGGGCAAGACAACGACAGAAGCAGttgcaacagcagcaggagcaACAAGAGCAAGATACTCCTCCCACTCTTCCAACAATTCAGGAAACACCTCCAAGCCCGAGACACCTTGATGTTCCTATCGGAGAAAAGGCAACCTCTCGTGCCGCCCGACGTTCCCTGACCCCCAAGGACCCATCCACAGAACCAAGTATCCTTGGATCTTCATTCGCATTGGAATCGCGAGATTCGTTGAGCACGGATATCACACGGCAATCTGACTATGTGTCAGAATCTGCTAGGCCTGCTACAGCGTCGCCACAGCCTTCTATCCTTCACTCCAGAGATCCCCGGGCCATGACTCCCGTGGACGATAAGTCTCCAGGGCTCAAGCGATCGAAAGCCAAACGAGTTTCCCGTATCGGTGAAAGCCCTTCGCCAGCTCCCGAAGACAAGTCATCTCCATCCACCCCCAAGAACAGCGAGAGCAGGCTTCCTGTTCCATCTCCTAGCCCCGGTCACGGCCCTAAGTCCAACAAGGAACAGCAGCGCTCGTCACCCCAGCCTCCTGCGAGTGAGCACTCATCTCTGCCATCCCCGCGTATCTCATCTACACCTTCGAGGAGCCTGCCTTCCATCCCCAAGATTCGCCCATCAAGCAGTTATACCCATGTAATTGAATCCCTAGGTTCTCCttcggatgaggaggatgaaatTTCCTTGGCTTATGATGATCTACCCGAGACTCCAACCAGAAGAAAGAGTCACAGCCCATCAGATTCCGGTTCTAGTCAACCTGAAGATGGCGACgagcctccgccgccgccgccgcctcaCCGTTCACCCAGCTCGAGTGTGGTGAATGCACCTGTCCTCAGTCCAACTGGCGGACAGCAGCGACGCCGGGGCTCTTCGCCGCTCAAGCATGAGTACGAGCCATCTACAGCCTCTGATTCTTACTCTGACTCTGACTCTGAAACGTCAACCGTGAGACGGTACGACATGGATTCGGCATCGGAGTACTCTGGATCAGAAGATGACtcggaagacgaggatgactCTGAAGACGAGCTGGACTCGACTCTTCCGCCAACCGAATCTCGTGATCCTCCCAGGTCTTCTGAACAGGCATCTATCGTTCCTTCTGGCAGCAGTATCTCCCCGTCTCACTCTGCGTCTCAAGTCGGTTATCGAACCGTGCCCCCGCAGCCCACAAAGTCTTCTAGAGTGATGGCATCGATCTTCGCCTGGTCTGACAAGGGCACCTGGGAGAGCTTGCTGTCTGATGAATGTGTCATCATCGTTAGCCCTGGCCTTGTCGAAGCCTACGAGATGAGCGTTGCTCCTTCGGAGTCCGGTCATGACGAAGGCTCGCAATCCAGCAAAGTACGACCTATGATTGCTCTCGAATTGACACCCCTGGTTCCCATCCGCCGCGGCACGGCCATTGACATCAGCATTCGCTCGCCGCCAACCGATCGATCAAAGGTCACCTGGAGTAACAACATCATGTTCCGCTCCCGCAACGCCGACGAATGCGAAGTCCTATACGGCCTAATCAACACCTCACGCATTAACAACCCAACCTACATCGCGCTTCAGAACGCCCGAGGCCCCTTCGCCGACCAGCCAGTCCCCTTGGAACGCTCCAACAATGCCGCCGGGGGCATGTTCGGCTGGCCCCGCCGCCGCAAGAGCTACCGCGCCTCAGCATCCTCCCCTCGCTCCCTGGCCGATAACTCTGAAAGCAGCGTCGGAACAATGAGCAGTGCATTCTCCGCCCTGAAGCGCTTCGGCAACGGAAGCAAGATGTTCAATATCACACGGTCAACGGTGACTTCGCGAAACGGCCAAGAAGACGGCACCAGCACAGCCGGCGGCTCGACATCAGGAATCGGCCGCATCGCAGCGGCCATCAAGGGCGTCGACGGCATCGGTCTATCAAACGCCAAGATCCGCATGTATGTTCGAGAGACGCAGACCAAGTGGCGCGATATGGGCGCCGCACGGTTAACCATCATGCCCGCTCCTGCCTCATCATCAGCCCGCCCCAACACCGCCAGCAGCGAtgccaacagcaacaacccaGATGCCCGTCGCAGCGGCCTGCAAGAAGCCCAGAAACGCATTGTGGTCCGCGGAAAGACGCGCAACGAGGTTCTGCTTGACGTGTGTCTGGGCGAGAGCTCGTTCGAGCGCGTCGCGAGGACGGGTATTGCAGTGTCTGTATGGGAGGATGCGCATGCTGGTGGTGCTATGCCAGAGAAGGGAGGTGTTACCGGGGGTTCGTATAAGATCTATATGATCCAAATGAAGAGTGAGGCGGAGGCGGCGTATACGTTTGGGTTGGTTGGGAAGTTGAAGTATTGA
- the RDH54 gene encoding DEAD/DEAH box helicase (COG:L;~EggNog:ENOG410PG5P;~InterPro:IPR038718,IPR000330,IPR027417,IPR014001, IPR001650;~PFAM:PF00176,PF00271,PF04851;~go_function: GO:0005524 - ATP binding [Evidence IEA]) codes for MVFKPFKPPLIRKPQQSQPSSSSNETRTEPVPRETITITDDQDAPPAKKQRLQTESAPRRPLLQVRNQGGLGGGENGEKEKKTIGGGDGNRNGGGEERFFNVLWRKPTTKKNKTWDGDGILTIRDGYAHLQDISGKEMGRIMYGSKLDSGTMLSIGSKEVEVDSEIPRKEYMSGRVFLENNTASVTPSVSTKQFIPLAGQNKTGTRNAATPGVNAATGGSAASVSKSTTAKSTSAYKTPLLETTVIPQKKSLPSPRHDPKAPGALVMKRPDSAPKGKQIVDVVVDPILGKHLRQHQREGVQFLYECVMGLRSFNGEGAILADDMGLGKTLQTITLLWTLLKQNPIYESPPVVKKALIVCPVTLISNWRKEFRKWLGNERIGVFVLDDNRKRLTDFTMGKAYSVMIVGYEKLRTVQEGLTRGNGVDIIIADEGHRLKTLQNKSGQAIQSLNAAKRVILSGTPIQNDLREFFAAVDLVNPGVLGTFKAFVREFETPIVRSRQPEATRKDIEKGEARGEEFRELTSKFMLRRTADILAKYLPPKTEYVLFCNPTHAQANFYKHVLASPAFQSVLGNSESALQLITILKKVCNSPSLLSAQNVNDTPSETITSLLSSIPPKLARITLNSPGMSAKIRVLDQLLHNLRTKTSEKIVLVSNYTSTLDLLAKLLSSLSLPFLRLDGSTPAAKRQSLVEDFNRLPASVCFAFLLSAKAGGTGLNLIGASRLVLFDVDWNPATDVQAMARIHRDGQKRHCRIYRVLLKGSLEEKIWQRQVTKIGLADSVMERKDGVAQFSRNELKDLFRLDESSLCQTHELLGCECGGRGVTPPNKHEPEGSSIRRESPERNNEEEDNDDEDEIPDLPDFPTLLKASEVDMEEQERLIRQRQRQRTRPSKSNRDPNTNDNEDEENEPINQKNKMQQSLAAYTHIDPLLMSESKIAEHDVMKAIDDDDVLFPLVQEEDNRVGFIFKKRGAAPTSDTTSVEVGDGDEGAKEVGESSASSPIVLD; via the exons ATGGTCTTCAAGCCCTTCAAACCTCCTTTAATAAGGAAACCACAACAATCCCAaccatcgtcgtcatcgaATGAAACCAGGACCGAACCTGTCCCGCGAGAAACTATCACCATCACAGATGACCAGGATGCACCTCCGGCCAAAAAACAGCGTTTGCAGACAGAGTCAGCGCCGCGGAGACCTTTGCTTCAGGTGAGGAATCAAGGTGGGTTGGGTGGTGGTGAGAAtggtgagaaagagaagaagacaatTGGAGGTGGGGATGGGAATAGGAAtgggggtggagaggagaggTTTTTTAATGTCCTATG GCGCAAACCAACCACCAAAAAGAACAAAACCTGGGACGGAGACGGTATCCTAACGATCCGCGACGGCTACGCCCATCTACAAGATATTTCAGGGAAAGAAATGGGCCGTATAATGTACGGATCGAAACTCGATTCCGGTACGATGCTGTCGATTGGGAGTAAAGAGGTCGAGGTTGACTCGGAGATTCCGAGGAAAGAGTACATGTCGGGCAGGGTTTTTCTTGAGAATAATACCGCTTCGGTTACGCCATCTGTGTCTACGAAACAGTTCATTCCTTTGGCGGGTCAGAATAAGACGGGGACGAGGAATGCCGCTACGCCGGGGGTTAATGCTGCTACTGGTGGAAGTGCGGCGTCTGTCTCGAAAAGCACCACTGCCAAGTCGACCAGTGCGTATAAGACGCCGTTGTTAGAGACGACGGTCATACCGCAGAAGAAAAGTCTCCCTAGCCCACGGCATGATCCGAAAGCGCCCGGAGCGTTGGTAATGAAACGGCCTGATTCAGCGCCGAAGGGAAAACAGATTGTCGATGTGGTTGTTGATCCTATTCTAGGTAAGCATCTTCGCCAACATCAGCGAGAAGGTGTGCAGTTCCTCTACGAGTGCGTGATGGGATTGCGGTCGTTCAATGGCGAAGGGGCGATCCTGGCCGATGATATGGGACTCGGAAAGACACTGCAGACGATTACGCTGctgtggacgctgctgaagCAGAATCCGATTTATGAAAGTCCTCCGGTCGTAAAAAAGGCTCTTATTGTTTGCCCAGTAACGCTGATCAGCAACTGGAGAAAGGAATTCCGGAAGTGGCTGGGCAATGAGAGAATTGGAGTCTTTGTCCTCGACGATAACCGGAAGCGATTGACAGATTTCACTATGGGCAAAGCTTATAGCGTTATGATTGTGGGATATGAGAAGTTGCGGACTGTCCAGGAAGGACTCACGAGAGGCAATGGTGTCGATATCATCATTGCAGATGAAGGGCATCGGCTGAAGACACTGCAGAACAAGAGTGGCCAGGCAATTCAGTCGTTGAACGCCGCGAAGAGGGTTATTCTCTCTGGCACTCCTATTCAGAATGATCTGAGAGAGTTCTTTGCGGCAGTGGACCTGGTCAACCCTGGTGTCTTGGGAACTTTCAAGGCCTTTGTTAGGGAATTCGAAACGCCAATTGTGAGAAGCAGACAACCGGAAGCAACGCGGAAAGACATCGAGAAGGGAGAGGCCCGTGGTGAAGAGTTCAGGGAGCTCACATCCAAGTTCATGCTGCGCAGAACAGCAGATATCCTGGCCAAATACCTCCCGCCCAAGACGGAATACGTCCTCTTCTGCAACCCTACGCACGCCCAGGCCAATTTCTACAAGCATGTCCTCGCCTCACCTGCATTCCAAAGCGTCCTTGGCAACTCTGAAAGTGCCCTACAACTGATCACCATCCTCAAGAAAGTTTGCAACAGCCCATCCTTACTCTCCGCGCAAAACGTCAACGACACACCCAGCGAAACAATCAcatccctcctctcctccatccCCCCCAAACTCGCCCGCATCACTCTCAACTCCCCCGGCATGAGCGCCAAAATCCGCGTCCTCGACCAACTCCTCCACAACCTCCGCACAAAAACATCCGAGAAAATCGTCCTCGTGTCAAACTACACCTCCACCCTGGACCTCCTCGCCAAactcctctcctccctctccctccccttcctccgCCTCGACGGCTCCACCCCAGCCGCAAAACGCCAGTCCCTAGTCGAAGACTTCAACCGCCTGCCCGCCTCCGTCTGCTTCGCCTTCCTCCTCTCCGCAAAAGCAGGTGGCACGGGCCTGAACCTTATCGGCGCAAGCCGTCTCGTTCTCTTCGACGTTGACTGGAACCCAGCGACTGACGTGCAGGCGATGGCGCGGATACACCGGGATGGACAGAAACGGCATTGTCGGATCTATCGCGTTTTGCTGAAGGGGagtctggaggagaagatttGGCAAAGGCAGGTTACGAAGATTGGATTGGCGGATAGTGTTATGGAGCGGAAGGATGGGGTTGCGCAGTTCTCGAGGAATGAGCTTAAGGATTTGTTTCGGTTGGATGAGAGCAGTCTCTGCCAGACGCATGAGCTGCTGGGGTGTGAGTGTGGGGGCCGGGGTGTCACTCCTCCGAATAAGCATGAGCCGGAGGGCTCTTCTATTAGGAGAGAATCACCGGAACGAaacaatgaagaagaggataacgatgatgaagacgaaaTCCCCGACCTCCCCGACTTCCCAACCCTCCTCAAAGCCTCCGAAGTCGACATGGAAGAACAAGAGCGTCTCATCCGCCAACGCCAACGTCAACGCACCCGCCCATCCAAATCCAACCGCGACCCCAACACCAATGAtaacgaagacgaagaaaacGAACCCATCAACCAAAAGAACAAAATGCAGCAGTCGCTCGCTGCCTATACGCACATCGACCCGCTCTTGATGTCGGAGTCTAAAATCGCAGAGCATGATGTCATGAAAGCGattgacgatgatgatgttttgtTTCCGTTAGTTCAGGAGGAGGATAATCGGGTTGGGTTTATTTTTAAGAAGAGAGGTGCTGCTCCTACCAGTGATACTACATCTGTCGAGGTAGGTGATGGAGATGAAGGTGCGAAGGAAGTTGGGGAAAGCTCTGCTTCTAGCCCGATTGTGCTGGATTAA
- a CDS encoding putative choline transport protein (COG:E;~EggNog:ENOG410PJE6;~InterPro:IPR002293,IPR004840;~PFAM:PF13520,PF00324;~TransMembrane:12 (i43-62o82-103i124-147o167-187i199-220o240-260i281-304o333-355i385-405o411-429i449-475o481-502i);~go_component: GO:0016020 - membrane [Evidence IEA];~go_component: GO:0016021 - integral component of membrane [Evidence IEA];~go_function: GO:0022857 - transmembrane transporter activity [Evidence IEA];~go_process: GO:0006865 - amino acid transport [Evidence IEA];~go_process: GO:0055085 - transmembrane transport [Evidence IEA]) produces MTTENFAPKPQEKMQSVEAASEERASGELINPSGHRQELERNFSLISICAVAVTTGNTWIAQGGSVTTALSNGGPPGVIYEFIAVSVCYWLVAASIAELASGMPSASGVYHWASITAGKYGRPCGFFAGFWNCLAWILGATSMSSILGQQTVSMYALMNPGFVPKSWHIFVSFVICTWVCCCIVLFLNRILPYIGNLGMFFILAGVFVTIIVCAVMPHVNGQPYATNDFVWHEWQNGTGYQSQGFVFVAGMLNGAYSVGTPDCSSHLAEEIPQPSRNIPKAILAQMSVGFVTGIVYMVAIFYSINDLPKVISSVYGFPLAEIYHQATGTRGGALGLLIVAFLPTLITCCGCYITAGRTLWTLARDRATPFPKWLGRVNSKMHNPFNATLVCGAIITILACIYVGSSTAFNAFVGSFVQLSSLSYFAAIFPHILTRRSSFQPGFFWMKGFIGFIVNALSCIYIIAFVVIFCFPYALPTDAASMNYACLITGGLTLFVGVWWLFRMRSYEGPKNIPLTDKVVLDDAR; encoded by the coding sequence ATGACGACAGAAAATTTCGCCCCGAAGCCCCAGGAGAAGATGCAGTCCGTCGAGGCCGCCAGTGAGGAACGGGCCTCCGGCGAATTAATCAATCCATCAGGTCATCGCCAGGAACTTGAACGGAATTTCAGCTTGATCAGTATCTGTGCCGTGGCCGTCACAACCGGAAACACTTGGATTGCGCAGGGTGGTAGCGTGACGACTGCGCTGAGCAACGGAGGACCGCCGGGTGTGATTTACGAATTCATCGCCGTCTCGGTTTGTTACTGGTTGGTTGCAGCATCTATTGCGGAACTGGCTTCTGGTATGCCTTCGGCCAGTGGTGTTTACCACTGGGCTTCGATCACCGCTGGAAAATATGGTCGTCCGTGTGGTTTCTTCGCTGGTTTCTGGAACTGTCTTGCTTGGATCTTGGGTGCTACATCGATGTCATCGATCCTCGGCCAACAAACCGTTTCTATGTACGCCCTCATGAATCCCGGCTTCGTCCCAAAATCCTGGCATATCTTCGTCAGTTTCGTCATCTGCACATGGGTCTGTTGCTGCATCGTCCTGTTCTTGAACCGCATTCTTCCATATATCGGCAACCTGGGCATGTTCTTTATTCTCGCTGGTGTTTTCGTTACGATCATTGTCTGCGCAGTCATGCCCCATGTCAACGGCCAGCCGTATGCGACCAATGACTTTGTCTGGCACGAATGGCAAAATGGAACCGGCTACCAAAGTCAAGGATTCGTTTTTGTTGCAGGAATGCTTAACGGTGCTTACAGTGTGGGAACTCCTGACTGCTCCTCGCATCTGGCGGAAGAAATCCCCCAACCCAGCCGTAACATCCCGAAGGCTATCCTGGCCCAGATGAGCGTTGGGTTCGTCACCGGTATTGTTTACATGGTTGCCATCTTCTACTCGATCAACGACCTCCCAAAGGTCATCTCCAGCGTTTACGGTTTCCCCCTTGCCGAGATTTACCACCAGGCCACCGGAACCAGAGGCGGAGCTCTCGGTTTGCTGATCGTCGCTTTCCTGCCCACCCTCATCACTTGCTGCGGCTGCTACATCACCGCCGGCCGTACCCTCTGGACCCTTGCTCGCGACAGAGCCACCCCATTCCCGAAATGGCTTGGCCGGGTCAACAGCAAGATGCACAACCCTTTCAACGCAACCCTAGTCTGCGGCGCCATAATCACCATCCTCGCGTGTATTTACGTCGGCTCGTCGACCGCGTTCAACGCCTTCGTTGGCTCCTTCGTGCAACTCTCCAGTCTTTCCTACTTTGCCGCCATCTTCCCTCACATCCTCACTCGTCGGTCGTCGTTCCAGCCCGGCTTCTTCTGGATGAAGGGCTTCATTGGTTTCATTGTCAACGCTCTTTCCTGCATCTATATCATTGCCTTCGTTGTCATCTTCTGCTTCCCTTACGCTCTGCCGACTGATGCCGCTTCGATGAACTATGCCTGCTTGATCACTGGTGGTTTGACGCTCTTTGTGGGCGTGTGGTGGCTCTTCCGGATGAGATCGTACGAGGGACCGAAGAACATTCCCTTGACTGACAAGGTCGTTTTGGATGATGCGAGGTGA